Genomic segment of Vitis riparia cultivar Riparia Gloire de Montpellier isolate 1030 chromosome 19, EGFV_Vit.rip_1.0, whole genome shotgun sequence:
attcaatttttttgaacgtgtatcatttatataaaaatgatgtaaagtgtcttttcaaaagacacctttaaAAGTGACAAAAAGTATCGtagatttggaaataattttcattgtactatatttttcaaaattaattttaaattcaccgtacaattataaaaaatcctTATAGGGTACTGCAAACAACTCTTTGGTGCCATGCCTCCAAATGGTCACAAGTGAGATTGTGATCGGTCTAAAgcaattataataaaaattagtaatttgTCACATCaacttttaatgtttttagaatATCATCTATCAtgcatttcaattttatatataatatttattttattgattaaaaataataatttaatgtatCTTGCCTAATATTAATCtatactaaattaaaaatacgaCACTTATAAAACAGTTCTACCAAAAAATACCTTTATAAACCTGTCTTTTCACATGAAAATGTCTTTTCTTGTTGTAACTCTTTTCTATGATAACAATTGAGAGctaaaaataactaaagaaaagttttttaaatCCATTTGCTTATAAATTCTctttcaatgaatattttttttataagtttctcATTTGATCTTTGCATTTGCCTTCAACTCACTACCATGTTTCTCAATAAGGATCTAAGTATCTAAAttctctattattttatttatttatttattttatattgacttttggttttgtttttgacaATGCCCATTTGTGTTTATAACCATTCACCCCCAAAACGTTATCATAAATGTTAGAACTATGTTTTCATTGTCCAATATTGACATATTGTCGGTTTGAAAATGGGTATGAATTATAATATaacttcataataataataataataataataataataataataataataataaccaaagtgataaattaattgttttaaaataattatatttattttaaatgttttctacttttttcttcactaaaaataaaacttaaagcaatggtaatattttaaagaaataattaatattataaaatttgttttagtaaaaaacaattatttaaataaattgaggttccatttgaatagtttttttttttttttttttttttttacttagttgAAAGCTAaaattgaagcaaataatgattttttgaacaaaaaattattataaaaatttcatgaaatataaaaaacttcTCAATAAAACTTTGAAACAACCTTTTTACACACTTCCGTATTAAAAATTCCCTTCAAGGCCAAAAGCATAAAAGCTCTTatcaagtttttaaatataaattttaaaaatttcaaaaattgatccaaatagaacctaaattaagaatatgtttttatgaaaataaattttagatttctgttttaactaattttcttaaaatgttaaaactttCTAACATAAATATAACTGATAATTAGTTGCATATTATgtaaaaaacatgtttgttgatttatttgttctaaattttttttattaactcaaccaaacgtaatttttttttaaacaaaaattattttctaaaattcaattcccaaataccatatatatatatatattttctgaaaacaccaaaaaccgttgttcaaaacaattttaaaaaacaataatcatGCAGACCCTTAAATTTTATGCATTGTATTATAACACAAATTGTGAAGTGTTAATTGAAGTTTGATATACATAtaatttctgtttttattttaatataatgacaacaaatttattattgagaagtaaaaaagaaaacaaaaacattctttattttcttttcttttctttctcttctttttttttcttttttttatttaaaaaaagtgacatttttttctttcattctcttctttAACAAATGTACTccttttcttctatatatttccATATTTTACGCAAGTAAATGAAGGACAAAAGAAATAGATTAGGTGATAAATAaggatgaaataaaaaacaaatttttatccataagGAAAATgtgtatcttttaaaaaaaattcacaaagataattatattaagagttatttatattattttatatatttatatattatttcaattggttttaaaatatgtaaaaatattttctttaaataatttccaaacaaactaccttttttaataatgaatatataaaagaaaatttcaaatttaatttaaattattcaaaaagtTTGAAACTAATAAGGTGATAGACCAAGAAATAGAAACATTATTAATatgaaagaaatattaatataaataaaacactattttatatatttgaaaacaaatattatatatcttataaatatttttatttatttattagactAAAGTATtgtaaatgaatatatttttatgttaaaataatCTAGTTGATTAATTGTAAATATATCATAATGCACGTATTTGATGATAAATGCATAGAATGAGGATTCTGCTGTCCGATGGATGATGCTGCATGCAGTTCCTGTTTCAGGGCTGCTGTATCCAATATATCAAATCGATCTGTggaaaaattaatgttttattgTTTGAGAGCCTTCAATTTTATTCATACTTCTCACCAATCTTATGGTGTATAATCCTGTGAAGTTATCACTGAAAAGCACTACCCACCAGAGAATAATAGTCATCCAATCTTATACTCGTCAACAATGATTCACATGGTTCCTTCATTCGGACTAACATTGAAAGAATTCAGGTAAATGGAGATAGATGTTTATCAAATTAACAAAGACAAACCAGACATCGAGATTGGCATTCCAAGCAACCATTGAGATGGTAGCTACTTCCAGGCTCTAGAACACAAACTCATTTCAGATAGTATGATCTTCTGACATTTTTTTCAATTGGATTAGGGAACATTTGGGAAGACTCAATAATTTTGCATTTTGGTAACTTGTTTTTCATTGGAATTGGAAAATTCCAAGTCACCCTGTTGAGACAGTTCTTCCAATCGAAATGCGCTACTCTGTTGGACTTGGACTGAAAGCCTGGCCAAGTCAAAAACTGCAACCTTATCCTCTTGATGCTGTGTCTTGGTTGCTGAAGAGGAGCTGTCTGACAAATTCTAGGAAAAACCTACGTTAGagaatttttagtatttattttaactaGTATATAGAAGTCTTCTTTTCATCTGTGAAAAACGTCGATGGAGACCCATCTTTTCTTCGCCTTCTTTTGTGCCTGGATTTGTCTCTCAGTTCCCTTGGAGTTCTGTATTGCAGCTGATTCCATAAGGATGCACCAATCCATAAGCAATGGTGAGACTTTAGTTTCCTCAGGCCAAAGCTTTGAACTAGGCTTCTTCTCTCCTGGAAACTCCAATAATTGGTACTTAGGAATATGGTACAAGAATACACCCCAGATAGTTGTATGGGTTGCCAACAGAAACAACCCCATCACAGATTCTTACCGAGTTTTAACCATCATCAACAATGGCCTTGTTCTTCTCAACCGGACAAAGAGTGTAATCTGGTCTCCCAATTTATCAAGGGTACCAGAAAATCCAGTTGCACAGCTCCTGGAGACTGGAAATCTTGTTCTTAGGGACAACAGTAATGAGAGTTCTAAAAGCTATATATGGCAAAGCTTTGATCATCCATCAGACACACTGTTGCCAGGCATGAAGATGGGAAGGAACTTAAAGACTGGTGTACAACGAAATTTGACATCATGGAGAAGTGCTGATGATCCATCCCTTGGAGACTTCTCTCTCAGAATCGATATTAGTGTGCTGCCTTATTTTGTTCTTGGTACGGGATCGAGCAAAAAAGTCCGATCTGGGCCATGGAATGGAATTGAATTCAATGGTCTTCCTGCGTTGAAAAACGGGGTTTTCAAATCAGTTTTTGTTTACAAAGAGGATGAGGTATATGCGTTCTATGAGTCTCACAACAATGCGGTTTTTACAAAACTAACATTGAACCATTCAGGTTTCGTCCAGCGTCTTCTATTGAAAAAAGGGAGCTCTGAATGGGATGAATTGTACTCGATACCTAATGACCTTTGTGAAAATTATGGGCGGTGTGGTGCTAATAGTATTTGCAGAATGGGCAAGTTGCAGATTTGTGAATGTTTGACGGGTTTCACACCGAATTCAGAAGAAGAATGGAACATGTTTAATACATCTGGTGGATGCACACGAAGAATGCCTTTAGATTGCCAAAGTGAAGAGGGATTTGTAAAGGTAACAGGGGTGAAATTGCCCGACTTAATAGATTTTCATGTGATTATGAGTGTGAGCCTTGGGGAGTGTAAGGCGTTGTGCTTGAACAACTGTTCTTGTACAGCATATGCCTACTCAAATCTTAATGGAAGCAGTGGCTGTTTGATGTGGTCCGGGAACCTGATTGATATCAGAGAGTTAAGTACAGAAACAAATAAGGAGGACATCTATATCCGCGGGCACACTTCTGAGCCAGGTAAGACACTTGATTTTGTGTaactcacttttttcttttaagctATCGGGGTTCTCTCCAATAGCCTCAGCCCTGAGTTATCCTGGTAATCAAGACGCAGAATAACTTATTTTCCAGAGGACAGAGATTCAACTTCACAAGAAAATTATAATCTAGTTAAAAATAATACCCCCATATTATGCTCCTGAAGAACCATAGTTCTTAGGATCCAGGTTAACTAATGATGAACTGACTTGTAATAATCCTAACAAGCAGAAAGCAAATATCTGATTCATTTTCTGAAGAAGCAGGGAAATCTGGGGAAATAGATACTTCATTCTTGTCACCGTCTGTTCCAGAGTCATACACTAATCAGAAGACCAAAAAAATAGTGATCATCCTTGTTATATCCAACTATTTTGGAATCCTCACCTTGGGCTTAGCAGTCTGGTTTCTATTTCTGAAGAAGAGAACAATGGGAACAGGTATGCATACTTATCCACCttgatgattttgttgaaagaaaacCATGTGGTAGTGCTTTAAAAGCTACTTCTAAGTTGTTATCCCTTTTAACAGACCAGGAAAGCAAGAAGGAGAACTTAGAGTTACCTTTGTTTGACTTGCCTACCGTTGCAACTGCTACTAACAACTTCTCCAACACCAATATGATTGGAGCAGGTGGCTTTGGGCCTGTGTACAAGGTAATATGCGCCATCTTATGCATCTCGGTAACCCAAAAATGATCTCGaaacaaagaagagaaaaatatttgCATCTTACACATCATATTTTGCAGGGCAATCTACCAGAAGGAGTAGCAGTAGCAGTGAAGAGATTGTCCAAGAATTCAGCACAGGGTGTGCAAGAGTTCAATAATGAAGTTGTTTTGATGGCGAAACTTCAGCACAAGAATCTTGTCAGGCTTTTGGGCTGCTGCGTTcaaggagaagaaagaataTTACTCTACGAATATATGCCCAACAAAAGcttggattattttattttcggtTTGAGCTCCGTATCCTTATCTGTTTGGATTAGTTTCACTTTTTGATCACCCATATTATGCTCAGTCGTGTTCAGCTCAATTCACACATCTAAGTAATGAATTAggcctaataaaaaaatttataaaggcggatgtattgtgcagatcaaaacAGAAGAGCATTATTGGCATGGGATAAGCGCTGCGAGATTGTTATGGGGATAGCACGAGGGCTTCTCTACCTCCATCAAGACTCTAGATTTCAAATTATTCACAGGGATCTCAAGACGAGCAATATTTTACTGGACGACAATCTCAACCCTAAAATTTCAGACTTTGGCTTGGCAAGAATTTTTGGAGAGAATGAAATGGAAACGAGAACAAAGAGAATTATTGGGACTCAGTAAGTTATAAacctttataattttataaaatggaaTTTATCCCTTCAAATAACTCGTACTTAAAAATGTTGGTGCAGTGGCTATATGTCCCCTGAGTATGTGATTGATGGGCACTTTCCTGTCAAATCAGATGTCTTTAGCTTTGGTGTTCTTTTACTAGAGATTGTGAGTGGTAAAAAAAACAGAGGGTTCTCTCATCCATATCACCACCACAACCTCTGGGACATGTAAGTAGAAAGAATGCAATGGtgtttcctctctctctctctctctcaatttgTCTCTACTCTCTACCTTTTTCTGGGTTTTGAGGAAGacaataaatatgatttttgctCTAGGCATGGCTGCTGTGGGAACAAAACAAGGCCTTGGAATTAATGGATGCATGTTTGGAAGATTCATGTGTTGCATCGCAGGTATTACGATGCATACAAGTAGGTTTACTATGTGTTCAGAACCTTCCAGCAGACAGACCAGCAATGTCATCAGTGATTTTCATGTTGGGTAATGAGGGGGCAACATTGCCTCAACCTAAACATCCTGGTTTCTTCATGGAAAGATGTTTAGTGGATACAGATACAATGTCAGGAAAGATAGAGTTACATTCAGAAAATGAAGTAACCATCTCAAAGCTAAAAGGTAGATGGAGAATTCAAACATCTGCTTAGTGAATTAGTTATGCAGGTGTCAGCTTCTCTGACTGAAACGGCTTGCAAAGGTTCCTCTGTTGCAGCTCAGGGCACTGAAATCTGCAACTTAAGACTCACTAGTAGAATTTCTAAGTTCAGATTCCCTCTGGAACTGGTCGGTAGTAAGCAGAAGAACATGTATTCTACACTCACTTTATATGTTACAGTCACTTTATATTCCACTTGTTGTAGAAGCCCAATAGGGGCTACAGCCAAACACCCGTTAAAAGCCCAAACCAATTGAGCCTAGAGGATGAGTACCAAAGCCCAATGAAATCTCAAGGCAAGGTGTTTCTACCTTGCATTTGATCCACTGAGCTTTAAAAGCAAAGGTGAGGCCATTGAGCTGTGTCATG
This window contains:
- the LOC117908209 gene encoding S-locus-specific glycoprotein S6-like: METHLFFAFFCAWICLSVPLEFCIAADSIRMHQSISNGETLVSSGQSFELGFFSPGNSNNWYLGIWYKNTPQIVVWVANRNNPITDSYRVLTIINNGLVLLNRTKSVIWSPNLSRVPENPVAQLLETGNLVLRDNSNESSKSYIWQSFDHPSDTLLPGMKMGRNLKTGVQRNLTSWRSADDPSLGDFSLRIDISVLPYFVLGTGSSKKVRSGPWNGIEFNGLPALKNGVFKSVFVYKEDEVSSSVFY